One genomic region from Thermoplasmatales archaeon encodes:
- a CDS encoding ATP-dependent DNA helicase, which produces MTDEHELRGYQNDLIRFITESLKISNSVSIESPTGSGKTIIALIAAIKIAKSSGKKIVYLTRTNSQQEQIISELRKIPEEFRMRAVPMQGRQNLCLLSRDLETDENFSPESLSRFCNDRKKKVMSGLKSACEYFNDNVFSDQISNLIFTTIPTAEEFLAYGIRHNVCPYEALKFNASKADLVISPYSYFLNPEVAERFLSRWGVSREDLIIILDEAHNLPDIARSASSFSITLNMINLAEKEAHEFGDIELVKRIKPTDFCEMLRNALLDMQRDFLNERDEAKIKFSDLSDYVAISNKMNPDTFWYLSSLFADFGENILDHKEKDGKVPRSHVYTLGSRLLNWKLMEDEKYIAILSLKDTVKIEAFCIEPTAILEPLMKSKTIHMSGTLAPFDVYSNITGFTNMRSMAIRNVFPTNNRRIFYYDSVSTKYEELDALETQKIHDILENLINGLRKKTIVFFTSYNVMQRITSMKFHFDYISESREMRQDALMSTIQRFRNGQEPLFAVMGGRISEGMNFPGEQLQLVIMVGLPYPKPDAKQKSLYSYYEHKYGNGWLYSVTFPTSIKIRQTLGRLIRGENDVGASVILDRRASYFRKYVPDMMLSKDPLKDIQNFFDSVSPGYQKENSYI; this is translated from the coding sequence GTGACGGATGAACACGAACTAAGAGGATACCAAAACGATCTTATCAGGTTCATAACGGAATCCCTAAAGATTTCTAATTCGGTTTCGATAGAATCTCCAACCGGATCCGGAAAAACAATTATTGCACTCATAGCAGCGATCAAAATTGCCAAAAGTAGCGGGAAGAAGATTGTTTACCTAACCAGGACGAACTCCCAGCAAGAGCAAATAATATCGGAGTTGCGAAAGATCCCAGAAGAATTTAGAATGCGTGCGGTTCCGATGCAGGGCAGACAGAATCTCTGCCTTCTCTCGCGTGATCTTGAGACTGATGAGAACTTTTCTCCGGAATCGCTCTCAAGGTTTTGCAACGACAGAAAAAAGAAAGTAATGTCTGGCCTGAAGAGTGCGTGTGAATATTTCAATGATAATGTGTTCTCTGATCAAATCTCAAATCTTATTTTTACCACTATTCCAACAGCTGAAGAATTTCTGGCTTATGGAATCAGGCACAACGTCTGTCCTTACGAAGCGTTAAAATTTAATGCATCTAAGGCAGATTTAGTGATATCACCTTACTCATATTTCCTGAATCCTGAAGTTGCGGAAAGGTTTCTTTCCAGATGGGGCGTATCAAGGGAAGATCTTATCATAATCCTTGATGAAGCGCATAACCTTCCTGATATCGCCAGATCGGCGTCATCATTCAGCATAACTCTCAACATGATTAACCTGGCGGAAAAAGAAGCTCACGAATTTGGGGATATCGAGCTAGTAAAGAGAATTAAACCTACAGACTTCTGTGAAATGCTCAGGAATGCCTTGCTTGATATGCAAAGGGACTTTCTGAACGAACGTGATGAGGCGAAGATCAAGTTCTCCGATCTTTCCGACTATGTAGCGATAAGCAACAAGATGAATCCAGATACGTTCTGGTACCTTTCATCACTTTTTGCCGATTTCGGGGAGAATATATTGGATCACAAGGAAAAAGACGGCAAGGTACCAAGGTCGCATGTATACACGCTTGGTTCACGGCTCCTCAATTGGAAATTGATGGAGGACGAAAAATACATCGCGATCTTGTCACTTAAGGACACCGTAAAAATAGAGGCGTTCTGCATTGAACCTACGGCGATACTTGAACCACTCATGAAATCGAAGACGATACACATGTCAGGTACTCTTGCGCCATTTGATGTTTATTCAAACATTACCGGGTTCACAAACATGAGATCAATGGCGATAAGAAATGTCTTTCCTACGAACAACAGGAGGATTTTCTACTATGACTCGGTCTCAACAAAATATGAGGAACTAGACGCTCTTGAGACACAAAAAATACACGACATCTTAGAAAACTTGATTAACGGGCTAAGGAAGAAGACCATTGTTTTTTTCACATCATACAATGTCATGCAGAGAATAACCAGCATGAAATTCCATTTTGATTATATATCGGAATCGAGGGAAATGAGACAGGATGCATTGATGTCCACAATACAGAGATTCAGGAACGGCCAGGAACCTCTCTTTGCCGTAATGGGTGGAAGGATATCTGAAGGCATGAATTTTCCTGGGGAACAACTTCAGCTTGTGATCATGGTAGGTCTGCCGTACCCAAAACCGGACGCAAAACAAAAATCACTTTACTCGTATTATGAGCACAAGTACGGAAACGGGTGGCTTTATTCCGTCACTTTTCCAACGTCAATAAAGATCAGGCAAACGCTTGGAAGACTGATAAGAGGAGAAAATGATGTAGGTGCCTCTGTTATATTGGACCGTCGTGCCTCTTATTTCAGGAAATATGTACCGGACATGATGCTAAGCAAGGATCCTTTAAAGGATATCCAGAACTTCTTCGATTCTGTATCCCCTGGATATCAGAAAGAAAATTCTTACATATAG